One region of Populus trichocarpa isolate Nisqually-1 chromosome 4, P.trichocarpa_v4.1, whole genome shotgun sequence genomic DNA includes:
- the LOC7487409 gene encoding nicastrin isoform X4, which yields MSFLNLLADICFCFRISNDSSFAKNIGGVLVEQGMDSQIKLKGFSPDQKFPGAEYAPYKSINYEWNPIGSGMMWKAYSFPVFLLTEGGAQLVQEVAMNNEKKRNDYTADVVEFDSVMQTTKSGTHDSESCLQEQTCFPLGGYSVWSSLPPINNSSTNHSKPIILTVASMDSASFFRDKNLGAESPISGLIALLAAVDSLSHVNGLDDLGKQLVFSVFTGEAWGYLGSRRFLFELDLQSEAVNGLNSSLIETVIEIGSVGKGFSQGNSTFFAHTAAVSLATNETLNALKHARDSLENITVSSASTLNPGIPPSSLMAFLKKNPSTSGMVLEDFDTSFSDKFYHSHLDDMSNINSSAIVAAASLVARTLYILASDDKNLSSTALDAINVNASLVEELMSCLLDCEPGLSCELVKSYIVPTNQCPNHYVGVILGEPSSNPYLGYVDDVSRFMWNFLADRTSSSMEDASSDCSKECSNKGGVCIKAEVDGKGVCAISTTRYVPAYSTRLNYESGTWRVLPSDSSDPMGMVDPVWTESNWDTIMLRVYTVQDAAFDRLVLLAGITITVMAYLAIVLTRAYIAKALKRD from the exons ATATCTGTTTCTGCTTCAGAATATCAAATGATTCAAGTTTTGCCAAGAACATTGGTGGTGTTTTAGTTGAACAAGGGATGGACtcacaaatcaaattaaaag GATTTTCTCCAGACCAAAAGTTCCCAGGAGCTGAATATGCACCTTACAAAAGCATCAACTATGAATGGAACCCAATT GGATCTGGTATGATGTGGAAAGCTTACAGTTTTCCTGTATTCTTACTCACTGAGGGTGGTGCACAGTTGGTGCAGGAG GTTGCCATGAAcaatgagaagaaaaggaatgatTATACCGCAGATGTGGTTGAGTTTGATTCAGTGATGCAG ACAACAAAATCTGGTACCCATGATTCAGAATCCTGTTTACAAGAACAGACTTGCTTTCCATTAGGTGGATACAG TGTTTGGTCGTCGCTTCCTCCAATTAATAATTCATCCACAAATCACTCCAAGCCAATTATATTAACTGTCGCATCTATGGATTCTGCTTCATTTTTCCGTGATAAAAATTTAGGTGCCGAATCCCCTATTTCT GGACTGATAGCATTGCTGGCAGCTGTTGATTCACTTTCTCATGTAAATGGTCTGGATGACCTTGGTAAACAG CTTGTCTTTTCAGTTTTCACAGGGGAGGCATGGGGTTACCTTGGTAGCAGGAGATTTTTGTTTGAACTAGATTTACAATCAGAGGCTGTTAATGGGCTCAACAGTAGTCTGATTGAAACG GTCATAGAAATTGGATCTGTTGGAAAGGGCTTCAGTCAAGGGAATAGCACATTTTTTGCTCACACAGCTGCG GTTTCACTGGCCACCAATGAAACATTGAATGCCTTAAAACATGCTCGAGATTCACTTGAAAACATTACAGTTTCATCAGCAAGCACTTTAAATCCAGGGATACCCCCATCATCCTTGATGGCATTTCTTAAAAAG AACCCTTCAACTTCTGGGATGGTATTGGAAGATTTTGATACTTCTTTCTCTGATAAGTTTTACCACAGTCACTTGGATGATATGT CAAATATAAATTCTTCAGCCATAGTGGCAGCTGCTTCTCTTGTTGCCCGCACACTTTATATCCTTGCAAGTGATGACAAAAATTTAAGCAGCACAGCTCTTGATGCCATCAATGTCAATGCCTCTCTAGTTGAAGAACTGATGAGTTGCCTATTGGACTGTGAACCAGGATTGTCTTGTGAGTTGGTGAAAAGTTATATAGTACCAACCAATCAATGCCCAAACCACTATGTTGGAGTTATCCTTGGGGAACCTTCGTCAAATCCCTATCTTGGATATGTTGATGATGTTTCCAGGTTTATGTGGAATTTTCTAGCTGATAGAACTTCTAGTTCGATGGAGGATGCGAGCTCTGATTGTTCAAAAGAGTGCAGCAACAAAGGTGGTGTGTGCATTAAGGCAGAGGTAGATGGGAAGGGAGTCTGTGCTATTTCTACAACCAG GTATGTACCAGCGTATTCAACACGCTTGAACTATGAATCTGGAACTTGGCGTGTGTTGCCTTCAGATTCTTCTGATCCCATGGGAATGGTGGATCCTGTCTGGACGGAGAGCAACTGGGACACAATCATGCTTCGGGTCTACACTGTGCAGGATGCAGCTTTTGATCGTTTAGTTTTGCTGGCAGGTATTACCATCACAGTCATGGCTTACCTTGCAATTGTGCTTACAAGAGCCTATATAGCGAAGGCCTTGAAGCGGGATTGA